Proteins from one Malaya genurostris strain Urasoe2022 chromosome 2, Malgen_1.1, whole genome shotgun sequence genomic window:
- the LOC131427395 gene encoding polycomb protein Scm-like, producing MANSGPQSYESFHVFDWIECLRESGSVPAPAECFKQAVGPPKNEFKIGMKLETLDPCNGISTCIGSVVEVLGSRLRLQLDGSDNTTISGGLSIRDPTTLLVAFHFLFKIPC from the exons atggcgaacagtggccctcaaagt tatgaaagtttccatgtgttcgattggatcgagtgcctgcgtgagtccggaagtgtgcccgctcctgccgaatgcttcaaacaggccgttggtccaccgaaaaacgagttcaaaatcggtatgaagctagagacactggacccatgtaatgggatctcaacctgcatcggtagtgttgtggaagttctcggatctcgacttcggcttcagttggatggcagtgacaacacaacgatttctggaggcttgtcgattcgagatcccacgacgttattagttgcttttcattttttatttaaaattccatgctga